In the genome of Hydractinia symbiolongicarpus strain clone_291-10 chromosome 5, HSymV2.1, whole genome shotgun sequence, one region contains:
- the LOC130644498 gene encoding mucin-22-like: protein MDYFDTDFQFQDIPSIAPDLMFAEHPSSPVKETKKLTPLDRNVILQFVFNDHAYAKPYPILSTSNNKSLTPRTVLRLHSKDLAPKKKTKKKVKQISFDSEDDVDVVSVNKTDDLLVKYDGSKARHVMNEVEAYLNSLWKDVDKDDEEKIVRGSWSKEQARLFDSTYKATNNYQLAKLAYAKNINEPVLRKLALEKATKRFRKSFGSAMWNPKFIVWLHGIMIDGLGSSLFLCYLEILQSLKRKVPSLFERVLLSDKAASEKEMSAGLPQLGARLRKSWEPSVGLHTKVVLEKFPTAPFIITIPSGPSVPHQSTKRNRFWNNQLMNFGKAIPISVPAYRTPEGYVIKYYLEHCISAVRGKIVEFRNRFPDRHVVLLGWGVGSLIACKVATLDKVDAVVCLGFPCNSMEEDNAQDFWTGLVQIECPVLYVIGTHALSNSIDRTEELREKMKTQTNLIVMESGDELLRLTKSQKRLLGMTQNMVDKLVQDEIYLFLKSVLFKPKSAVCAPLVKGNQPKKRKKKVEDGEGGETKKKKKNLKADAVLSVKTSDNSSMFQPLDASSASKSSQLGDQGLLTTGSISTIIPVTQLQSETLISGNVRVVGSNVGANEFKSVDQKPSVKRPLKDKPKKVRHSKKTGSQRIGQVLNSSQKFTANLGNQRSGNLSGQRFSSGELGFIATTNSQPQMTLQRAPSGTFILSGASGQVRLQGGTNIVYLQQATSGATQLIQTPIIASSSGTLSTPTVGVSPSLISLVQQGNNTSHGVGRKTALYLNQSKSSGTSNTVKTSSNEASISSAEIPIAASDKSEHKSDTNLLPVVTCAALANVAPPVHHHTTTSSSSGVTTSTILTHLSANDLRYLASLIAKHSTSRPDSPQLSPATTSVTYQTLKVDNVKSESISISPMGKEVPETTKSVSQSNIKTPLPGLHPLRNITYPSPLGQKVASAQLKDVTKTKSLPLKPPRISTTAASFIRTNVTPTSMSPTRITANISSEKSVRKVPVTLTIPISRLPTNLNLISSSATSKGINVPALSAYLAQQKFVLSTTKSSSLSSGKTVLLSPNVGRKLVSVSTNISSKTTTSITNVHLKNSVLTSPVLSSKSAGKGTATITLHLPNQALLKDPKVLKKAASDIKLVGVLSQQSKPGISSPVNFSTLRSSSVPRTPHKTTPEDDLSPIQPRSIEEAGEGNKSEENVVPIKYLVGPKSNIEALQISSSVSVSSSSPALSTTTATTTTTTSTDQSQAGTSIDDSDVDFAVTPTSSKISYASNKPVTPDASRHVINVAKLFQATPVGISVRTNKTAQAGFSGFSNGKGFSRSLIELAKTRMQDTGNTVDAQKLLKSAETLEGSGQVAKSDAKLRFEPLKITSNRSNLTSVLSSMRETGKIIVDENGKMRTTIVAKPTMVNSKTAALIAKTAFSTSTPMSLSKFNHTAASTLSTNVKLSPTPVSVKHPAPSSIVKNTVPVNTKLVSVVPKKMLPVTIKANDVFRITTPARIDIPNNRPSLPEEAVQSPTKKFCNDTTITKVTKSPKIVTEEKDDAPEPVPYVTRSGRVLRNRPSFADELDKRTVPRKRRRTNSSSKEDANQLAFSPTKCTEAPQCSTLDSLVEAAKLIKNDVGNFVNGNVVRQGKQNTEVDTSGANIAASAMLELLTSESKQVAEGSVSGEDIKSDHETVPKVTVSFIDELKEDVMLVQDKDLKSRSLECIDREENICGGEFKGEE from the exons ATGGATTATTTTGACACAGATTTTCAATTTCAAGATATCCCATCTATTGCACCTGATCTTATGTTTGCAGAGCATCCATCATCCCCtgttaaagaaacaaaaaaactaacaCCACTTGATCGTAATGTCATTTTACAGTTTGTCTTTAATGACCATGCTTACGCAAAACCATACCCCATCCTTTCTACCAGTAATAATAAAAGTTTAACACCGCGAACAGTTTTGCGACTACATTCAAAAGATCTTGCgcctaaaaaaaaaacaaagaaaaaagtgaaacaAATATCATTTGACAGTGAAGATGATGTCGATGTTGTTTCTGTCAATAAGACAGATGATCTTCTGGTCAA GTATGATGGTAGCAAAGCTAGGCATGTCATGAATGAGGTCGAAGCGTATCTAAACTCATTATGGAAAGATGTTGATAAAGATGACGAAGAAAAAATTGTAAG agggAGTTGGTCCAAAGAACAGGCTCGTTTGTTTGATTCGACATATAAAGCCACTAACAATTACCAACTAGCTAAGTTGGCTTATGCTAAG AATATCAATGAACCAGTTCTTCGAAAACTAGCATTGGAAAAGGCGACAAAAAGATTTCGAAAATCATTTGGTTCGGCAATGTGG aatcCAAAATTCATTGTTTGGTTACATGGAATAATGATTGATGGTTTAGGGTCGTCTTTGTTTCTTTGTTACTTGGAAATTCTTCAATCTCTTAAACGAAAG GTCCCTTCGTTATTTGAGAGAGTGTTGTTATCAGATAAGGCTGCAAGTGAGAAGGAGATGTCAGCTGGACTTCCACAGCTTGGAGCAAGGCTTCGAAAGTCATGGGAACCTTCTGTTGGGCTACATACAAAAGTCGTGctg GAGAAGTTTCCAACCGCTCCTTTTATCATCACCATACCTTCAGGACCAAGCGTTCCACACCAGTCGACTAAAAGAAACAGGTTTTGGAACAACCAACTCATGAATTTCGGCAAAGCAATACCTATAAGTGTTCCAGCTTATCGTACACCTGAAGGCTATGTTATTAAGTATTATTTGGAGCATTGTATAAGTGCTGTCAGAGGGAAGATTGTTGAA TTTCGAAATCGCTTTCCTGATCGCCATGTCGTTCTGCTTGGGTGGGGTGTTGGATCTCTGATAGCCTGCAAG GTCGCGACTTTAGATAAAGTAGATGCTGTTGTATGCCTTGGCTTTCCGTGCAATAGTATGGAAGAGGATAATGCTCAA gatttttggACTGGTTTGGTTCAAATTGAATGTCCGGTGTTATATGTAATCGGTACACACGCTTTGTCAAATTCTATCGATCGCACAGAG GAGCTTCgtgaaaaaatgaaaactcAAACGAACCTAATTGTGATGGAGAGCGGAGACGAACTT CTTCGCTTAACTAAATCTCAAAAACGACTTCTGGGAATGACGCAAAACATGGTGGACAAGTTAGTTCAG GATGAAATctacttgtttttaaaaagcgTTTTGTTCAAGCCGAAGTCAGCTGTATGCGCTCCACTTGTGAAAGGAAATCAACCTAAGAAACGCAAAAAGAAAGTCGAAGATGGCGAGGGAGGAGagacgaagaaaaaaaaaaagaatttgaaagCTGACGCTGTTCTGTCTGTTAAAACAAGTGATAATTCCTCTATGTTCCAACCACTGGATGCATCAAGTGCCTCAAAATCGAGTCAGCTGGGTGATCAAGGCTTGCTGACAACAGGCTCGATAAGCACAATCATACCTGTCACACAGCTGCAGAGTGAAACACTGATCAGTGGAAATGTCCGAGTGGTTGGATCCAATGTTGGTGCAAACGAGTTTAAATCGGTCGATCAAAAACCCAGTGTTAAAAGACCGCTAAAAGATAAGCCGAAAAAAGTTAGACACTCGAAAAAAACGGGCAGTCAAAGAATTGGGCAAGTTTTAAATAGTTCTCAAAAATTTACTGCAAACCTTGGCAACCAGAGATCGGGAAATCTTTCTGGACAGCGTTTCTCCAGCGGCGAGTTGGGTTTTATAGCAACAACGAATTCCCAACCGCAGATGACTTTGCAACGGGCACCATCCGGTACGTTTATTTTGTCCGGTGCTTCCGGCCAGGTACGACTTCAAGGCGGTACAAATATAGTATATCTCCAACAAGCTACAAGTGGAGCTACCCAACTCATCCAAACGCCAATAATAGCGAGCTCTAGTGGAACATTGTCCACCCCCACCGTTGGGGTGTCTCCTTCACTTATAAGTTTGGTTCAACAAGGCAATAACACGTCGCATGGTGTGGGTAGAAAAACTGCGTTATATTTGAATCAAAGCAAAAGTTCGGGAACGTCAAACACCGTTAAAACATCTTCCAATGAGGCTTCAATTTCGTCTGCTGAGATTCCTATCGCTGCATCAGATAAATCTGAACATAAAAGTGACACAAATTTGTTACCAGTTGTTACATGCGCTGCTCTCGCAAACGTCGCCCCACCAGTACATCACCACACTACCACGTCCTCGTCGTCTGGCGTCACCACTTCAACAATATTGACGCATTTGTCTGCAAATGACTTAAGATACCTTGCGTCTCTGATTGCTAAACATTCAACAAGTCGCCCGGATTCTCCGCAACTATCACCTGCAACAACGTCTGTTACGTATCAAACATTAAAAGTGGATAATGTTAAATCCGAAAGTATCTCGATCTCGCCAATGGGAAAGGAAGTTCCAGAGACGACGAAATCCGTAAGtcaatcaaatataaaaacacctTTACCTGGTCTTCACCCTTTGAGAAATATTACTTATCCATCACCGTTGGGACAGAAGGTAGCTTCCGCTCAACTTAAGGATGTGACTAAAACGAAATCTCTGCCCTTAAAACCGCCACGTATCTCGACCACAGCTGCGTCTTTTATTCGTACGAACGTCACACCCACATCGATGTCTCCGACTAGAATTACGGCTAATATTTCCTCCGAGAAAAGTGTTCGTAAAGTACCAGTTACCCTCACCATACCAATATCGAGATTGCCTACCAATCTAAACCTCATTTCTTCATCAGCGACTTCAAAAGGCATCAATGTTCCTGCCTTATCCGCGTACCTTGCTCAACAGAAATTTGTCTTATCCACGACGAAATCGTCTTCGCTTTCGAGCGGCAAGACTGTTCTGCTAAGTCCCAATGTAGGGAGAAAATTGGTTTCCGTGTCAACGAACATTTCTTCGAAAACAACAACGAGCATTACTAACGTTCACTTAAAAAATAGTGTTCTCACGTCCCCGGTTTTGTCAAGTAAAAGCGCTGGTAAAGGTACTGCCACGATAACACTACACTTACCTAATCAAGCGTTGTTAAAAGACCCAAAAGTGTTGAAGAAGGCTGCTTCTGATATTAAATTAGTTGGAGTGCTAAGTCAGCAATCAAAGCCCGGTATCTCGTCACCAGTTAATTTTTCTACACTTCGCTCTAGCAGTGTTCCAAGGACACCCCACAAAACCACGCCTGAAGATGACTTGTCACCTATCCAACCAAGATCGATCGAAGAAGCGGGAGAAGGTAATAAGAGTGAGGAGAACGTTGTACCCATTAAATATCTTGTTGGACCTAAGTCTAATATAGAGGCATTGCAAATAAGTTCCTCAGTTTCTGTCTCTTCGTCATCTCCAGCTCTTTCAACCACAACGGCAACTACGACAACGACAACTTCGACAGATCAATCGCAGGCAGGCACTAGTATCGATGATAGCGATGTTGATTTCGCTGTTACACCAACGTCATCGAAGATCAGTTACGCGTCGAATAAGCCCGTAACACCAGATGCATCGAGACATGTTATCAATGTTGCGAAACTATTTCAAGCCACACCAGTAGGGATTTCAGTGCGTACCAATAAGACTGCTCAAGCAGGTTTTTCTGGATTCTCTAATGGAAAGGGTTTTTCAAGGAGTCTAATAGAGCTTGCTAAGACCAGAATGCAAGATACAGGAAACACGGTGGATGCCCAAAAGCTTTTGAAATCAGCAGAAACCTTGGAAGGATCTGGCCAAGTCGCTAAATCTGATGCAAAATTAAGATTTGAACCACTTAAAATAACCAGTAACCGCTCCAACCTTACGTCTGTGCTATCGTCAATGCGAGAGACTGGAAAGATCATTGTTGACGAAAATGGAAAAATGCGAACAACAATCGTAGCTAAACCAACTATGGTTAACTCAAAGACAGCTGCTTTGATTGCAAAAACAGCTTTTTCAACTTCCACGCCTATGTCTCTCTCGAAATTTAACCACACTGCAGCCTCAACATTATCAACTAATGTCAAACTATCTCCGACACCAGTTTCCGTTAAACACCCTGCACCGTCGTCCATTGTGAAGAATACTGTACCTGTAAATACCAAGCTAGTATCGGTTGTTCCGAAAAAAATGTTGCCTGTTACCATCAAAGCAAACGACGTTTTTCGGATCACGACGCCGGCACGTATCGACATACCTAATAATCGTCCATCTCTTCCAGAAGAAGCAGTTCAGTCGCcaacaaaaaagttttgcaaCGACACGACGATAACTAAAGTAACGAAATCTCCAAAAATTGTTACAGAAGAGAAAGACGATGCGCCCGAACCAGTTCCGTACGTTACGAGAAGCGGTAGAGTGTTAAGAAACCGACCTTCCTTTGCCGACGAATTGGATAAAAGAACTGTGCCGCGAAAACGGCGACGTACAAATTCATCAAGTAAGGAAGATGCGAATCAATTAGCCTTTTCACCTACGAAATGTACTGAGGCGCCACAGTGTTCAACATTGGATAGTTTAGTGGAAGCTGCGAAACTTATAAAAAACGATGTTGGAAATTTTGTAAACGGAAATGTCGTAAGACAAGGCAAACAGAACACAGAAGTAGATACAAGTGGAGCCAACATTGCAGCCAGTGCTATGTTAGAACTTTTGACAAGCGAATCCAAGCAGGTCGCTGAGGGCTCTGTTTCTGGCGAGGACATAAAAAGCGATCATGAGACAGTTCCTAAAGTAACTGTTTCCTTTATAGATGAGTTAAAAGAGGATGTGATGCTTGTCCAAGATAAAGATTTAAAATCCCGAAGTTTAGAGTGTATAGACCGTGAAGAAAACATCTGTGGCGGAGAATTTAAAGGCGAAGAATAA
- the LOC130644502 gene encoding nucleolar protein 56-like translates to MVLYALFEHAAGYAVFKVNSTEDIGALLPEVQEAVTDLERFGRIVKLVAFSPFKTAANALENINSISEGVVHDDLKVFLESNVPTGKKKSKVALGISDPKIGAGIQESCNIQCESGSTVLEVLRGIRFHFHKLIQGLTAETSGKAQLGLGHSYSRAKVKFNVHRVDNMIIQTIALVDQLDKDINTFSMRIREWYSYHFPELIKIVNDNYLYAKVAQYIKSRKDFTEEKLEGLEEIVMDEGKAKAILDASKASMGMDISPIDLINIESFAQRVIGLVDYRRKLHEYLQSKMNQVAPNLQALIGDLVGARLIAHAGSLTNLAKYPASTVQILGAEKALFRALKTKGKTPKYGLIFHSTFIGRAGAKNKGRISRYLANKCSIASRIDCFSENPTNLFGKKLHEQVDDRLKFYETGEAPIKNADAMQEVIQEIAALNEVSKSADKKKKKKKKKKNDESEEEEVVEKENLSAKKKKKRKVEEVDEEEEQEEPKKKKKKNKDKSLSETADFNTTVDELVTKKKKKKKAKDAEE, encoded by the exons atgGTACTGTATGCATTGTTTGAACATGCAGCTGGTTATGCAGTATTCAAAGTGAATTCCACAGAGGATATTGGAGCTTTACTGCCTGAAGTTCAAGAAGCTGTGACAGATCTGGAAAGATTTGGTAGAATTGTTAAACTTGTTGCATTTAGTCCCTTCAAAACTGCAGCTAATGCTTTAGAAAATATTAATAGTATATCTGAGG GTGTTGTCCATGATGACCTAAAAGTTTTCTTGGAAAGTAATGTACCTACtggaaaaaagaaaagcaaagtAGCGTTGGGAATTTCTGATCCAAAGATTGGAGCAGGAATCCAAGAAAGTTGTAACATACAATGTGAATCGGGATCAACTGTTCTTGAAGTTCTTCGAGGCATTAGGTTTCATTTTCATAAACTGATCCAAG GCCTTACTGCTGAAACGTCTGGGAAAGCACAATTGGGTTTAGGGCACAGTTATTCAAGAGCAAAAGTTAAGTTCAATGTCCACCGAGTAGATAATATGATCATTCAAACAATCGCATTAGTTGATCAGCTTGATAAAGATATAAACACTTTTTCCATGAGAATCAG AGAGTGGTATTCATATCATTTCCCAGAGTTGATTAAAATTGTAAACGACAACTATCTTTATGCGAAAGTTGCTCAGTACATAAAATCTCGAAAGGATTTCACTGAAGAAAAACTAGAAGGATTGGAAGAGATTGTGATGGACGAAGGAAAAGCTAAAGCAATCCTTGACGCTTCCAAAGCTTCCATGG GGATGGACATTTCGCCGATAGACTTGATCAATATTGAAAGTTTTGCTCAACGAGTCATTGGTTTGGTGGATTACAGAAGAAAGTTACATGAATACTTGCAATCCAAGATGAATCAAGTTGCTCCAAACTTGCAAGCTCTTATTGGAGACCTG gtAGGTGCACGTCTTATCGCACACGCAGGTAGTTTGACAAATCTTGCAAAGTATCCAGCTTCTACAGTGCAAATCCTCGGTGCAGAAAAAGCGCTCTTTAG AGCACTTAAAACAAAAGGAAAGACACCTAAGTATGGTTTGATATTTCACTCGACATTTATTGGAAGAGCTGGTGCTAAAAACAAAGGTCGGATATCCCGTTATCTGGCTAATAAGTGCTCAATTGCTTCAAGAATTGATTGTTTCTCAG AAAATCCAACAAATTTGTTCGGTAAGAAGCTGCACGAGCAAGTGGATGACCGCTTAAAATTTTACGAAACTGGTGAAGCTCCAATCAAAAATGCTGATGCTATGCAAGAGGTGATCCAAGAGATTGCTGCATTAAACGAAGTTTCGAAGTCtgctgataaaaagaaaaagaagaaaaagaaaaagaagaacgaTGAGAGTGAGGAGGAAGAG GTTgtcgaaaaagaaaatttatcggcgaagaagaaaaagaagcgaAAGGTTGAAGAAGTAGACGAAGAAGAAGAACAGGAAGAAcctaaaaagaagaagaaaaag aacAAAGATAAAAGCCTTTCAGAGACCGCTGACTTCAATACAACGGTGGACGAACTTGTtacgaagaagaaaaagaagaaaaaagctaAGGATGCAGAGGAATGA